The following nucleotide sequence is from Candidatus Thermoplasmatota archaeon.
ATACACAACAGAGAAGACACTTGAGGAATTGAAAGATAAAGTTTCCAGCGATAAGAAAGAAAATGTGGAAAAGGCGATTAAGGAATTGAAGGAAGCACTTTCAAAGGATGACATCGATGACATAAAGAAAAAGACCGAGGAACTTTCCAAGGCAGCCCAGGAGATAGCAGTAGAAGCATATCAAAAGGTTGGAAAGGAAAAAAAAGCGGAAAGCAGGAAGGGAGGGACATCCAATGAATCAGTTGACACGGACTATGAAGTGAAATAGGATGAAAAAAGATTATTACGAAGTGCTTGGAGTGGGCAGGGATGCAACAAAAGATCAAATAAAGAAGGCTTATCGTCGTCTCGCCCTCAAATGCCATCCAGATAAATGCAAGGGAGCGGATACAGAAGAAAAATTCAAGGAAATATCGGAGGCGTATGCCGTCCTTTCGGATGATGAAAAAAGAAGGCAGTACGACATGTACGGGCATGCAGGCATAGACAGCCAGTACAGTTACGAGGATATTTTCAGGGGTGTCAATTTCTCCGACATATTCCGCGACCTCGGCTTCAACTTTGGCTTTGATGACATATTCCAGCAATTCTTCGGCGGGTTTGGAGGAAGGCACAAGCCGCAGAAGGGCAGAGACATCCTATATCGGACGACAGTATCACTTGATGATGCGTATTTTGGAGGAGAAAAAGAAATAGATGTTAAAAGGAAGGAAAAATGTCCTGACTGCAACGGCTCTGGAAAAGCAACGGGAAGCAAGGTTGTTAAATGCCCCGTGTGCCATGGAACCGGGCAGGCTAGGCAGACGAGCAGCACGCCTTTCGGCCATTTTACACAGATAACAGTATGCCCAAAATGCAACGGTGAGGGTGAGACAATAGAGAATCCATGCAAGAAATGTCACGGTGCAGGAATCGTTGAAAGACGAAGAAAAATCAAGGTGAAAATTCCGAAGGGTGTTGTCGACGGGATGAGACTCAGGCTTGCCGGTGAGGGTGAAGCAGGGAAGAAGGTGCCATCCGGTGACATGTATCTGGAGATTTATGTAGAGAAACACAGGAAATTTAAGAGAAACGGGGACGACCTCATCACCGTTAAAAAAATTTCGTATCCAGAAGCGGTGTTAGGAAATGAAATCAGAGTGGAGACAATGGACGGCA
It contains:
- the dnaJ gene encoding molecular chaperone DnaJ, with product MKKDYYEVLGVGRDATKDQIKKAYRRLALKCHPDKCKGADTEEKFKEISEAYAVLSDDEKRRQYDMYGHAGIDSQYSYEDIFRGVNFSDIFRDLGFNFGFDDIFQQFFGGFGGRHKPQKGRDILYRTTVSLDDAYFGGEKEIDVKRKEKCPDCNGSGKATGSKVVKCPVCHGTGQARQTSSTPFGHFTQITVCPKCNGEGETIENPCKKCHGAGIVERRRKIKVKIPKGVVDGMRLRLAGEGEAGKKVPSGDMYLEIYVEKHRKFKRNGDDLITVKKISYPEAVLGNEIRVETMDGTGKIRIPPGTKNGEKFVLKGKGMPRLHGGYGNMIVQVVVDIPKKISSREREILEELAKEMKVDMKATGMNFFRRGK